In one Plasmodium falciparum 3D7 genome assembly, chromosome: 14 genomic region, the following are encoded:
- a CDS encoding RNA-binding protein Nova-1, putative, with translation MVEINKGDHRNVLNGNQLCFVKLLINNLVAGSVIGKHGSIITSIENKTGCSLKLSPNNSYFPNTQERVLVLCGKIDQIKDALLIILDKIKEVANQHSHEKQNMMNGAAKYTCRIVVPKSAVSAIIGKGGQQIKQLQDSTGSKIQISSREDGLNERIITIIGSFESIRDTALKVANSIQKDPNLKDLLNVIYNNESNNYNSRNNNHNFINQLPLNGYVLPQRYNVFQHEPYVDINMINSLMRHSRDLFNLPCEISIQIPDEFIGAVIGKNGSRLTNIMNSTGAQIRISRKGELVPGTTNRKVRIIGSVAAVHAAHVLLLQRLESAYMQLRTMQIKCDP, from the coding sequence ATGGTTGAAATTAATAAAGGAGACCATCGAAATGTATTAAATGGAAATCAGTTGTGTTTTGTAAAATtgcttataaataatttggtTGCCGGATCAGTGATAGGAAAGCATGGTTCCATAATTACAAGTATAGAGAACAAAACAGGATGCAGTTTAAAATTATCACCGAATAATTCTTATTTTCCAAATACACAAGAGAGGGTTTTAGTATTATGTGGTAAGATAGATCAGATTAAGGATgctcttttaataatattggaTAAGATAAAAGAAGTTGCTAATCAACATTCTcatgaaaaacaaaatatgatGAATGGAGCAGCAAAATATACATGTAGAATTGTAGTACCCAAATCTGCAGTGAGTGCTATTATTGGAAAAGGTGGAcaacaaataaaacaattaCAAGACTCTACAGGAtcaaaaatacaaatatcgAGTAGAGAAGACGGATTAAATGAAAGAATCATAACCATAATAGGTTCTTTTGAATCCATAAGAGACACTGCATTAAAGGTTGCAAATTCTATACAAAAGGATCCAAATTTAAAAGACTtattaaatgttatatataataatgaatcaaataattataattcaaGAAACAACaatcataattttattaatcaaTTACCATTAAATGGTTATGTCTTACCACAACGATATAATGTTTTTCAACATGAACCATATgttgatataaatatgatcaaCTCCTTAATGAGACATAGTAGAGATTTATTTAATCTACCTTGTGAAATTTCTATACAAATACCAGATGAGTTCATTGGGGCAGTTATTGGGAAAAACGGATCTAGACttacaaatattatgaacagtACAGGGGCACAAATTAGAATAAGTCGAAAAGGAGAACTAGTACCTGGTACTACTAATCGAAAGGTTCGAATAATAGGATCTGTTGCAGCTGTACATGCAGCacatgttttattattacaaagaTTGGAATCTGCTTATATGCAATTAAGAACTATGCAAATTAAATGTGatccataa